The sequence TCAAAATATAAAGTTATTGGCATTTtaggaatgtgtgtgttgtcaAAGGTTAACTTGTCTTAAGTTTAATGTTGTTTAAGGTTGAGTATTCGTTATCTTCTcagtgtataaaaaaaaaatttgaatcaaggttttttttttttttttaaaggctgcTAATCAGTTGGTATCAGCAACTAGTTCATCTGTTAGTGCTCCAGCCCATCCCAGTGTTGGTGAGAAGGCTAATCCATTGATCACTGCACAGCCTGGTAAACCCTGGCTGCCGCCAGCATTAGACAGCAAGGTTTCCATGAGAGATCCTCGCTTGAACAGAGCCGGACAGGCAACTCCCTTTGTGAAGGAACAAGTGCCAAATAAAAAGGAGAGTCATGGTTTGGGAGGTGCTATTAACCCATCAGATAAGAAAGCAAATACAATGGCTGACAAGCAAGGTAGACTGGAGCTTCCCAAGACAAAGATTCCCAAAAAGGACTTTTTATCTGAGGAAAAGCAGAAATCCAAATCACTGTCCCCACTGAATAAGTGTGTTCaaggaaaaagtaaaaacactgaACTGGAAAATGTAAAGGGGGCAGAAGTCAATAAGAAGGATCCAAGGTTACGGAAGCACCTCCACGATAAGGTAGATGTGAAGGAGGATGATGGtaaggagaagaaaagaggttctgagaaaaaagagagggacgAGTCTGCCAAAGCCTCCGAACACAGATTCACAGGCACACGAAGCAAGCTTGCAAATGGTTCGGTAAACAAGCATGAGAGAGCTGAGACTCTCGAGAAACAGGACTCCAAATCCAGCAAAGGGAATGTGAGGAAAAGGTCTCGCTCGCGTTCACGTTCACCACTCCTGCATTCTCCCAAAAGAAAAGACAGGCGGTCACCGAAGAGGAGAACAAGAAGTATTTCATCATCTCCTCCTAAGTTTGGGAAAGGAAGGCAGGCAGGGGGCAAACATTCACACACCGACGACTTCTCGCAGCATGCAAATACAAGAGAAGAACGAACTACtccaaaaaagaacacaagtgAGACGAGGAGACCAAAAAGATCACTGGAGGAAAGGCCTGTAGAAGCCAGGGACACACATTCACCAAGGTTACCCTCAGAAGTGAAAGAACACGCCAACAAGAGATGGAGAAGTGGATgggaagaaaataaacagtgagtacatgttttgtctgttttaggGGACTGCAgtgatctgatttttttgtgtatgtgtataattaacaaaatataGTCTTCGTTTAGCATCACTGCATTGTGTGCAGAATGTAAATTTGTTGAAAGGCACTGTGTAAtgggtttttttcttccccccccccccccccctctccccccctttgtacaccaccccctccccaagtCTGAAACAACCTGAAGAGAACCTTCCACATGGAAAAACGGGTCCACTGAGGCATAAACCATCCTGGTCAGGCAATCAAAGAGTTGCTACTCCTCGCACACCAAAATCACATCGCCTGAGTGTTGATGCTAACCTGCAGATACCAGAAGTGCTCAATTCTGCAAGCAAAAGAGATCTTCTGAAAAAGGTATGATTAAAAGCACAATACGTCATCAGTAAGTTAGGTTTGCAGATTTGATTGAGCATGTCCACTGCGAAATATAAAAGACCTTGGTCATCCCAGCACGGTACACGGCTCTCTAGAGAGTTGGTTGTAAAAATatagatgtgtgtatgtgtatatatatgttcaCAAAAAAGGAAGGCCATCAGAAGTGAGAGCACAAGGCACAATCATGACAGGTATGTCTGCAATTGTTTATTTACCAGTTATCCCATTAGTTAGTATTAGCCCATTCTGTGTATGAATCTCAAGTGTCTGTGATAGTTGTAATCTGTGcctgtgattcttttttttgtaacttcTTTGCCGTGGACTTTTAAACTAGTTGGATTGCTCTGATGTGCACTTAAGTATTTTTCCATCAGGTCTaaattgtgtgaatgtgtgaatgacatGCCTGGCTACTCAGTttgttctttgttatttttgatttgtcCACAACCACAAACAACCACAAGGACATGGCAAGATGCATCTCATATAAAGTCTTGCAAATGTTGAAATCATTGCTTTTGAATTTGTTCTTGGGTCCCTGGTTTCGCAGTTGTTTACTTTGAATGATGTTTGGTCAGGCCAGTAAGGTTGTTTGCTGGTTGGTCATTAATTAGTGGATCCAGGAAGGCATTCTCCATCAGAAGTGCTATCAGCCAGGTTACGTTTGTGTCCTTGTTTCTTAAATCTAGTTTTTGAATTTGTGGATTGTTCCTCAAAATTACACGATTATGAGTGTCACACGTGCATTCAGGTTATTGGAAATGGGTGCACTGAATGTAGTAGTACTACAGTTAAGATTCAGTGCCCTGCCCTACCTGTTCCCATTTctattaaaatgtctttttgttatGTGGTGATTAAGAGAGATGTAAAGCTGTACATTCTGCTGTTTTGAACAGGAAAGTGGTAGTCATTTTGTAGGCACTGGTATCTTGGTCCTACTTTATTATGGAGAATCTGTTTCATATTTATCATGTGAATGTGGCTTAAAATCACACAGTTTCAGATGCACTCAGGGATGTCAGAACATgtgcatgtggggggggggggttgtctctAGTGAAGGGCAGAGGGGGCAGTTTGGGATATACCATCTCAGATACAGACTCAAACAccttttgaatatatatatattcatgcTAGTTACACAAGTCACACAAATTAGATTTAGAGGATGAAAAAGGTGTGAATAGTTCAGTCTGATCCTGGGAGTCAGAGAATGCCTGAATATCAGGTTAATTTAGATAAACATCCTTAGATCtaacaaatgtactgtaacagtgatatatttttctgttttggtctTCATTATAGGCTAGCAAAAGGCTTGCTGATGGTGAAATATCCCATGATGACTTTCTTGATGTGGCCCACCAAATTAAGCAGCTCTTTCAGTATCaagaggagaagcagagatCTGACTCTTGGGAGGGACCAAGTGAAGAAGGACAGTTTGTACCCAAAAAGAAGCCCTTGCTGGCCACGCCTCCATCCCAGCCCGGAAATCTTTCGGATGCTGAAATAACTTACTATGAACATAAAGCTAAGTTGAGAAGAACACAGGTCCAGCGTCAAGGTAATGCTTTTTTAGATGCAGACAACAGCTTCTGTAATGAGGAAATGGTTGTGAAAGAAGTTGAAGCCCCTGAAGGACATGCCGGAGCATCCCAGGGATAGCCTCTTCAGAAAACGTCATGAGAGTACTGAAGGACCCATGTGTCCTTCTACCCTGAAGAGTAACAGGGTACATAGAAATAAGTGTTCCCAAGGAACTAAATACATGTTTGAAGAGCATGCTACCATAGATCTTAAAGATTTGTCTAATAATAATAGTTCCCCAGGCTGAAGGGATGGCCAAGGCAGGATTACAGCCATAGAGATGATCCTTGTGAATGTAGTTGATGATTGAAGGCAAGTGCAGAGTTCAGTTTTTATAGATCTAATGCATGCTTTGTGCTGACATTAATTTCTTATATTACACTATGTACCTCTTGCAGGTGGAAGGGATCGCCAGTCACCATATAGTGAGAGACAACAGCATCAGAGACCACCACCGTATGAGGAAAACGATCAAGGAAAAAGTGGTTCTGAAGTGCAGAAGAGATATGGAGGAGTAAATGAAGCTGTGAAACTCGAAGATTCTGTCAACCAGCCATGCTCAAGGCATGATGAACTGAGAAAAAATGACAGACCCTCAAATTCAGGTCtgccattcacaaaaaaatcaccaagTCCAGTCAACTTTGAGGGACTGTCTGGAAAATCCCCAGTAGCAGGATTTGAAAGTCCATCTGGCTTAGACGCAGACAACCACCAAATATCTGCAAGAGAACCCAGCCCCAGTCAAAGGTTTGACATTCCCTCTGGCGGTGAGCATGCTGTGACAGGATCTGATGAGGATGTTCATTTGAATGTGGACGCCCCTCCAAGGCATGATGTTCCTTCTGGACCGGCGAGGAGTGGACAGCCAGGCCAAATGCTGTGTGAAGCTTCAGGGCAGACGCCACCTCATGCCTCAGAAGGTCCTGTTTCAAGATATGATGGAGCAAAACACCCACACAGATTTGAAGGTTCAAAGCCTTTGGCATTTGATGGCCCAAGTCACATGAGCCAGCCCAGATTGGAAGGACCAGCACGATCTCATCTACAAGGGCGATTTGATGTCAATCCAGGCCCAGGGCGATTTGATGGCCCGTCAGGGCCTCATGGTCCTTCGAGATTTGATGGACAACATCGGCAGAGCCCAAGCAGATTTGATGGGCCTCAAGGGCCTGGACGATATGATGGCCCACAGTTGCATAAGGGTCCAGAGAGGTTTGATGGTCCTGGTAGATATGACAGTGATAGATCTATGCAACCCGTTCCAGGACGATATGGTGAGCCACAGGGTCATGGAAGATTTGATGGGCCTCATGTTCAGCAAGGAACAGGTAGATATGAAGGCCCGGTGGGACATCAAGCTCCAGGCAGGTTTGATGGGCAGGGGCCAATTCGATTTGATGGACCGCAGATGCAACCTACTAGATTTGATGGGCCAATGAGGTTTGATAATCCCCACGTGCCTCAAGGCCATGGGAGATTTGAGACACCTTTGCGGTTTGGTGGTCCACAGGTTCAGCAAGGACCAGGTAGATATGATGGGGCTCAACAAGGACCAGTGAGGTTTGATGGTCCAG comes from Megalops cyprinoides isolate fMegCyp1 chromosome 3, fMegCyp1.pri, whole genome shotgun sequence and encodes:
- the pcf11 gene encoding pre-mRNA cleavage complex 2 protein Pcf11 isoform X1 — encoded protein: MNTKEVGSPRPSTPQPQSHVVVSEKSLTQEQVIRQQLLAKQKQLLELQQKKIELELEQTKAQLAANQLVSATSSSVSAPAHPSVGEKANPLITAQPGKPWLPPALDSKVSMRDPRLNRAGQATPFVKEQVPNKKESHGLGGAINPSDKKANTMADKQGRLELPKTKIPKKDFLSEEKQKSKSLSPLNKCVQGKSKNTELENVKGAEVNKKDPRLRKHLHDKVDVKEDDGKEKKRGSEKKERDESAKASEHRFTGTRSKLANGSVNKHERAETLEKQDSKSSKGNVRKRSRSRSRSPLLHSPKRKDRRSPKRRTRSISSSPPKFGKGRQAGGKHSHTDDFSQHANTREERTTPKKNTSETRRPKRSLEERPVEARDTHSPRLPSEVKEHANKRWRSGWEENKHLKQPEENLPHGKTGPLRHKPSWSGNQRVATPRTPKSHRLSVDANLQIPEVLNSASKRDLLKKASKRLADGEISHDDFLDVAHQIKQLFQYQEEKQRSDSWEGPSEEGQFVPKKKPLLATPPSQPGNLSDAEITYYEHKAKLRRTQVQRQGGRDRQSPYSERQQHQRPPPYEENDQGKSGSEVQKRYGGVNEAVKLEDSVNQPCSRHDELRKNDRPSNSGLPFTKKSPSPVNFEGLSGKSPVAGFESPSGLDADNHQISAREPSPSQRFDIPSGGEHAVTGSDEDVHLNVDAPPRHDVPSGPARSGQPGQMLCEASGQTPPHASEGPVSRYDGAKHPHRFEGSKPLAFDGPSHMSQPRLEGPARSHLQGRFDVNPGPGRFDGPSGPHGPSRFDGQHRQSPSRFDGPQGPGRYDGPQLHKGPERFDGPGRYDSDRSMQPVPGRYGEPQGHGRFDGPHVQQGTGRYEGPVGHQAPGRFDGQGPIRFDGPQMQPTRFDGPMRFDNPHVPQGHGRFETPLRFGGPQVQQGPGRYDGAQQGPVRFDGPVNQPAAMRFDGPQGQLGPIRYDGQPQGMARFDCPPSQQGPPRFCPPNLQSQQRPQGPPMYESPQGQASLANPGGQQPSNFNITNHRFTEPLNVFSGAPQPFQGQQNMSQGANFNVPPVPGATSFPNAYIRPVSNFYNPGAPVVSGSVNTAVPGGSVPQPMNMLSALGKPQIPAPYSQGQPFLPPQNSVPFNQAGPQFGSSESHFGQVDVNDLLTKLISTGIIKPPQSDTAPSESTVAPQSQPAAEEEEEEEQDDDQNVPDLTSFVIEDMKQRYDSVITKLYTGIQCYSCGMRFTASQTDVYADHLDWHYRQNRSEKDISKKVTHRRWYYSLTDWIEFEEIADLEERAKSQFFEKVHEEVVQKTQEAAKEKEFQSVKAAPDVVDESCEICQEQFEMYWEEEEEEWHLKNAIRVDEKTYHPSCYEDYKNTSSFVDCTPSPSKALVENPLNAFIKQEKDDQLSCSSITQETDAQGTCAEEKVEERVQVKLEAETPASAIIF
- the pcf11 gene encoding pre-mRNA cleavage complex 2 protein Pcf11 isoform X2; its protein translation is MSDDAAREDACREYLSSLEDLTFNSKPHINMLTILAEENLHFAKDIVAIIEAQIAKAPPAEKLPVLYLVDSIVKNVGGEYLAVFAKNLVASFICVFEKVDENTRKSLFKLRSTWDDIFPLKKLYALDVRVNSLDPAWPIKPLPPNMNVSIHVNPEFLRQTKEVGSPRPSTPQPQSHVVVSEKSLTQEQVIRQQLLAKQKQLLELQQKKIELELEQTKAQLAANQLVSATSSSVSAPAHPSVGEKANPLITAQPGKPWLPPALDSKVSMRDPRLNRAGQATPFVKEQVPNKKESHGLGGAINPSDKKANTMADKQGRLELPKTKIPKKDFLSEEKQKSKSLSPLNKCVQGKSKNTELENVKGAEVNKKDPRLRKHLHDKVDVKEDDGKEKKRGSEKKERDESAKASEHRFTGTRSKLANGSVNKHERAETLEKQDSKSSKGNVRKRSRSRSRSPLLHSPKRKDRRSPKRRTRSISSSPPKFGKGRQAGGKHSHTDDFSQHANTREERTTPKKNTSETRRPKRSLEERPVEARDTHSPRLPSEVKEHANKRWRSGWEENKHLKQPEENLPHGKTGPLRHKPSWSGNQRVATPRTPKSHRLSVDANLQIPEVLNSASKRDLLKKASKRLADGEISHDDFLDVAHQIKQLFQYQEEKQRSDSWEGPSEEGQFVPKKKPLLATPPSQPGNLSDAEITYYEHKAKLRRTQVQRQGGRDRQSPYSERQQHQRPPPYEENDQGKSGSEVQKRYGGVNEAVKLEDSVNQPCSRHDELRKNDRPSNSGLPFTKKSPSPVNFEGLSGKSPVAGFESPSGLDADNHQISAREPSPSQRFDIPSGGEHAVTGSDEDVHLNVDAPPRHDVPSGPARSGQPGQMLCEASGQTPPHASEGPVSRYDGAKHPHRFEGSKPLAFDGPSHMSQPRLEGPARSHLQGRFDVNPGPGRFDGPSGPHGPSRFDGQHRQSPSRFDGPQGPGRYDGPQLHKGPERFDGPGRYDSDRSMQPVPGRYGEPQGHGRFDGPHVQQGTGRYEGPVGHQAPGRFDGQGPIRFDGPQMQPTRFDGPMRFDNPHVPQGHGRFETPLRFGGPQVQQGPGRYDGAQQGPVRFDGPVNQPAAMRFDGPQGQLGPIRYDGQPQGMARFDCPPSQQGPPRFCPPNLQSQQRPQGPPMYESPQGQASLANPGGQQPSNFNITNHRFTEPLNVFSGAPQPFQGQQNMSQGANFNVPPVPGATSFPNAYIRPVSNFYNPGAPVVSGSVNTAVPGGSVPQPMNMLSALGKPQIPAPYSQGQPFLPPQNSVPFNQAGPQFGSSESHFGQVDVNDLLTKLISTGIIKPPQSDTAPSESTVAPQSQPAAEEEEEEEQDDDQNVPDLTSFVIEDMKQRYDSVITKLYTGIQCYSCGMRFTASQTDVYADHLDWHYRQNRSEKDISKKVTHRRWYYSLTDWIEFEEIADLEERAKSQFFEKVHEEVVQKTQEAAKEKEFQSVKAAPDVVDESCEICQEQFEMYWEEEEEEWHLKNAIRVDEKTYHPSCYEDYKNTSSFVDCTPSPSKALVENPLNAFIKQEKDDQLSCSSITQETDAQGTCAEEKVEERVQVKLEAETPASAIIF